The proteins below are encoded in one region of Mus caroli chromosome 10, CAROLI_EIJ_v1.1, whole genome shotgun sequence:
- the LOC110303284 gene encoding uncharacterized protein LOC110303284, producing MRGKLEVERRRPRRNLRATCRAEGAMLSALSAAGGARRPPARAALAGGRAASAAPGPGGEHARPVGSGAILPGGTTPAPDRRGRAGPRLPARAPPRLSSRRSPAPSTNQRRRRALGSAPRRLAPEGRPCSPQAPGMLCAASPGGRRPLGEKW from the coding sequence ATGCGAGGGAAACTTGAAGTTGAGAGACGCCGGCCGCGCCGCAACTTGCGAGCAACTTGCCGGGCGGAGGGAGCCATGTTGTCAGCTTTGTCTGCGGCGGGCGGCGCTCGGCGGCCCCCGGCTCGCGCGGCGCTGGCGGGGGGTCGTGCGGCCTCGGCGGCCCCAGGGCCCGGTGGGGAGCACGCTCGGCCGGTGGGAAGCGGAGCCATCTTACCCGGCGGCACGACGCCTGCTCCGGACCGCCGGGGGCGAGCGGGCCCGCGCCTTCCCGCCCGAGCCCCGCCGAGGCTGTCCTCGCGCCGCTCTCCGGCTCCCTCCACCAACCAGCGCCGAAGGCGGGCGCTGGGCTCGGCCCCTCGGCGCCTGGCTCCTGAGGGGCGGCCGTGCTCTCCGCAGGCGCCCGGGATGCTGTGCGCAGCCTCTCCCGGGGGACGGAGACCTCTCGGAGAGAAATGGTGA